In the Hordeum vulgare subsp. vulgare chromosome 7H, MorexV3_pseudomolecules_assembly, whole genome shotgun sequence genome, one interval contains:
- the LOC123407532 gene encoding aspartic proteinase-like isoform X1: MASLSNLLSRFRVFRVPTKQHLRLIGVSYLSSTLSPLVLLHSFLRQPLVLGGSLASASWGSFCPESSGDMRPMPFLGVTCLWILSCALLLGGACSDGLLRINLSKKRLDKETLTAAKLARQETKLLRSDDGSRHSLGLSGDDIVPLDNYLDTQYFGEIGVGTPPQNFTVIFDTGSSNLWVPSSKCYFSIACYLHHKYKSTKSTTYKKNGETCTISYGSGSIAGFFSEDSVLVGELVVKNQKFIETTREASPTFIIGKFDGILGLGFPEISVGSAPPIWQSMQEQKLIEKDIFSFWLNRDPDASAGGELVFGGVDKKHYKGKHTYVPVTRKGYWQFDMGDLLIGGESTGFCAGGCAAIVDSGTSLLAGPTTIVAQVNHAIGAEGIISTECKEVVREYGEMILEMLVAQTRPQKVCSQIGLCVFDGSHSVSNQIESVVNKKEKRGSDLLCTACEMTVVWIQNQLRKNQTEELILQYANQLCERLPSPNGESTVDCHQISEMPDLAFTLANKTFTLTPEQYVVRLEQSGQTICISGFMAFDVPPPRGPLWILGDVFMGAYHTVFDFGESRIGFAKSA; the protein is encoded by the exons atggccagccttagtAACCTGCTTTCTAGATTCCGTGTCTTCCGAGTTCCGACTAAACAACACCTTCGTCTGATTGGCGTGTCCTATTTATCTTCCACTCTTTCCCCTCTAGTTCTTCTTCACTCTTTTCTCCGGCAGCCTCTGGTTTTGGGAGGCTCGCTCGCATCAGCAAG TTGGGGATCTTTCTGCCCAGAGAGTTCTGGGGATATGAGGCCGATGCCTTTCTTGGGGGTCACTTGCTTATGGATCCTCTCGTGCGCCTTGCTGCTCGGCGGCGCTTGCTCCGATGGGTTGCTGAGGATCAACCTGAGCAAGAAGAGGCTGGATAAGGAAACCCTAACAGCCGCAAAATTGGCGAGGCAGGAGACAAAATTGCTGAGGTCTGACGATGGATCTCGCCACTCTCTCGGCCTGTCAGGTGACGACATAGTTCCCCTGGACAACTACCTCGACACCCAGTACTTTGGAGAGATCGGTGTCGGCACGCCGCCGCAGAACTTCACAGTCATATTTGACACGGGGAGCTCAAACCTGTGGGTTCCATCATCGAAATGCTACTTTTCG ATAGCATGCTacttgcaccacaaatacaagtcAACCAAATCGACCACTTACAAGAAGAACG GAGAAACTTGCACAATTAGCTATGGCTCTGGGTCAATTGCTGGCTTCTTCAGCGAGGACAGCGTGTTAGTTGGCGAGCTTGTTGTAAAAAATCAG AAATTTATCGAGACAACCCGTGAAGCAAGTCCTACTTTTATCATTGGGAAGTTTGATGGTATACTTGGGCTCGGATTTCCCGAGATCTCCGTGGGAAGCGCCCCTCCAATTTG GCAGAGCATGCAAGAGCAGAAACTGATAGAGAAGGACATCTTCTCCTTCTGGCTTAACCGCGACCCTGATGCATCCGCGGGAGGTGAACTTGTGTTCGGGGGTGTGGACAAAAAGCACTACAAGGGGAAACACACGTACGTTCCGGTCACTCGCAAAGGCTACTGGCAGTTTGACATGGGTGATCTTCTCATTGGTGGCGAGTCAACTGGCTTCTGTGCTGGTGGTTGCGCTGCAATTGTCGACTCAGGGACCTCACTGCTCGCTGGCCCAACG ACCATAGTGGCTCAAGTCAATCATGCAATTGGGGCTGAGGGGATTATCAGTACAGAATGCAAGGAAGTAGTGAGAGAGTATGGAGAGATGATCCTCGAGATGCTTGTAGCACAG ACAAGGCCACAGAAAGTGTGCAGTCAGATCGGTCTGTGTGTATTTGATGGTAGTCACTCTGTCAG TAACCAAATTGAATCTGTCGTTAATAAGAAAGAGAAGCGAGGCTCTGATCTTCTCTGCACTGCTTGTGAGATGACTGTTGTCTGGATACAGAATCAGCTCCGTAAAAACCAAACAGAAGAGCTCATCTTGCAGTATGCAAATCAG CTCTGTGAGCGTCTCCCGAGCCCCAACGGAGAATCAACCGTCGACTGCCACCAGATCTCAGAGATGCCTGATCTTGCTTTCACCCTAGCAAACAAGACTTTCACCTTGACGCCAGAGCAG TACGTAGTGAGGCTGGAGCAATCAGGCCAGACAATTTGCATCAGTGGGTTCATGGCGTTCGATGTACCACCCCCTCGCGGCCCGCTCTG GATACTTGGAGACGTCTTCATGGGCGCCTATCACACCGTTTTCGACTTTGGCGAGAGCAGGATTGGGTTCGCCAAGTCCGCATGA
- the LOC123407532 gene encoding aspartic proteinase-like isoform X2, which produces MASLSNLLSRFRVFRVPTKQHLRLIGVSYLSSTLSPLVLLHSFLRQPLVLGGSLASASWGSFCPESSGDMRPMPFLGVTCLWILSCALLLGGACSDGLLRINLSKKRLDKETLTAAKLARQETKLLRSDDGSRHSLGLSGDDIVPLDNYLDTQYFGEIGVGTPPQNFTVIFDTGSSNLWVPSSKCYFSIACYLHHKYKSTKSTTYKKNGETCTISYGSGSIAGFFSEDSVLVGELVVKNQKFIETTREASPTFIIGKFDGILGLGFPEISVGSAPPIWQSMQEQKLIEKDIFSFWLNRDPDASAGGELVFGGVDKKHYKGKHTYVPVTRKGYWQFDMGDLLIGGESTGFCAGGCAAIVDSGTSLLAGPTTIVAQVNHAIGAEGIISTECKEVVREYGEMILEMLVAQTRPQKVCSQIGLCVFDGSHSVSNQIESVVNKKEKRGSDLLCTACEMTVVWIQNQLRKNQTEELILQYANQLCERLPSPNGESTVDCHQISEMPDLAFTLANKTFTLTPEQYVVRLEQSGQTICISGFMAFDVPPPRGPL; this is translated from the exons atggccagccttagtAACCTGCTTTCTAGATTCCGTGTCTTCCGAGTTCCGACTAAACAACACCTTCGTCTGATTGGCGTGTCCTATTTATCTTCCACTCTTTCCCCTCTAGTTCTTCTTCACTCTTTTCTCCGGCAGCCTCTGGTTTTGGGAGGCTCGCTCGCATCAGCAAG TTGGGGATCTTTCTGCCCAGAGAGTTCTGGGGATATGAGGCCGATGCCTTTCTTGGGGGTCACTTGCTTATGGATCCTCTCGTGCGCCTTGCTGCTCGGCGGCGCTTGCTCCGATGGGTTGCTGAGGATCAACCTGAGCAAGAAGAGGCTGGATAAGGAAACCCTAACAGCCGCAAAATTGGCGAGGCAGGAGACAAAATTGCTGAGGTCTGACGATGGATCTCGCCACTCTCTCGGCCTGTCAGGTGACGACATAGTTCCCCTGGACAACTACCTCGACACCCAGTACTTTGGAGAGATCGGTGTCGGCACGCCGCCGCAGAACTTCACAGTCATATTTGACACGGGGAGCTCAAACCTGTGGGTTCCATCATCGAAATGCTACTTTTCG ATAGCATGCTacttgcaccacaaatacaagtcAACCAAATCGACCACTTACAAGAAGAACG GAGAAACTTGCACAATTAGCTATGGCTCTGGGTCAATTGCTGGCTTCTTCAGCGAGGACAGCGTGTTAGTTGGCGAGCTTGTTGTAAAAAATCAG AAATTTATCGAGACAACCCGTGAAGCAAGTCCTACTTTTATCATTGGGAAGTTTGATGGTATACTTGGGCTCGGATTTCCCGAGATCTCCGTGGGAAGCGCCCCTCCAATTTG GCAGAGCATGCAAGAGCAGAAACTGATAGAGAAGGACATCTTCTCCTTCTGGCTTAACCGCGACCCTGATGCATCCGCGGGAGGTGAACTTGTGTTCGGGGGTGTGGACAAAAAGCACTACAAGGGGAAACACACGTACGTTCCGGTCACTCGCAAAGGCTACTGGCAGTTTGACATGGGTGATCTTCTCATTGGTGGCGAGTCAACTGGCTTCTGTGCTGGTGGTTGCGCTGCAATTGTCGACTCAGGGACCTCACTGCTCGCTGGCCCAACG ACCATAGTGGCTCAAGTCAATCATGCAATTGGGGCTGAGGGGATTATCAGTACAGAATGCAAGGAAGTAGTGAGAGAGTATGGAGAGATGATCCTCGAGATGCTTGTAGCACAG ACAAGGCCACAGAAAGTGTGCAGTCAGATCGGTCTGTGTGTATTTGATGGTAGTCACTCTGTCAG TAACCAAATTGAATCTGTCGTTAATAAGAAAGAGAAGCGAGGCTCTGATCTTCTCTGCACTGCTTGTGAGATGACTGTTGTCTGGATACAGAATCAGCTCCGTAAAAACCAAACAGAAGAGCTCATCTTGCAGTATGCAAATCAG CTCTGTGAGCGTCTCCCGAGCCCCAACGGAGAATCAACCGTCGACTGCCACCAGATCTCAGAGATGCCTGATCTTGCTTTCACCCTAGCAAACAAGACTTTCACCTTGACGCCAGAGCAG TACGTAGTGAGGCTGGAGCAATCAGGCCAGACAATTTGCATCAGTGGGTTCATGGCGTTCGATGTACCACCCCCTCGCGGCCCGCTCTG A
- the LOC123407532 gene encoding aspartic proteinase-like isoform X3, whose amino-acid sequence MASLSNLLSRFRVFRVPTKQHLRLIGVSYLSSTLSPLVLLHSFLRQPLVLGGSLASASWGSFCPESSGDMRPMPFLGVTCLWILSCALLLGGACSDGLLRINLSKKRLDKETLTAAKLARQETKLLRSDDGSRHSLGLSGDDIVPLDNYLDTQYFGEIGVGTPPQNFTVIFDTGSSNLWVPSSKCYFSIACYLHHKYKSTKSTTYKKNGETCTISYGSGSIAGFFSEDSVLVGELVVKNQKFIETTREASPTFIIGKFDGILGLGFPEISVGSAPPIWQSMQEQKLIEKDIFSFWLNRDPDASAGGELVFGGVDKKHYKGKHTYVPVTRKGYWQFDMGDLLIGGESTGFCAGGCAAIVDSGTSLLAGPTTIVAQVNHAIGAEGIISTECKEVVREYGEMILEMLVAQKEKRGSDLLCTACEMTVVWIQNQLRKNQTEELILQYANQLCERLPSPNGESTVDCHQISEMPDLAFTLANKTFTLTPEQYVVRLEQSGQTICISGFMAFDVPPPRGPLWILGDVFMGAYHTVFDFGESRIGFAKSA is encoded by the exons atggccagccttagtAACCTGCTTTCTAGATTCCGTGTCTTCCGAGTTCCGACTAAACAACACCTTCGTCTGATTGGCGTGTCCTATTTATCTTCCACTCTTTCCCCTCTAGTTCTTCTTCACTCTTTTCTCCGGCAGCCTCTGGTTTTGGGAGGCTCGCTCGCATCAGCAAG TTGGGGATCTTTCTGCCCAGAGAGTTCTGGGGATATGAGGCCGATGCCTTTCTTGGGGGTCACTTGCTTATGGATCCTCTCGTGCGCCTTGCTGCTCGGCGGCGCTTGCTCCGATGGGTTGCTGAGGATCAACCTGAGCAAGAAGAGGCTGGATAAGGAAACCCTAACAGCCGCAAAATTGGCGAGGCAGGAGACAAAATTGCTGAGGTCTGACGATGGATCTCGCCACTCTCTCGGCCTGTCAGGTGACGACATAGTTCCCCTGGACAACTACCTCGACACCCAGTACTTTGGAGAGATCGGTGTCGGCACGCCGCCGCAGAACTTCACAGTCATATTTGACACGGGGAGCTCAAACCTGTGGGTTCCATCATCGAAATGCTACTTTTCG ATAGCATGCTacttgcaccacaaatacaagtcAACCAAATCGACCACTTACAAGAAGAACG GAGAAACTTGCACAATTAGCTATGGCTCTGGGTCAATTGCTGGCTTCTTCAGCGAGGACAGCGTGTTAGTTGGCGAGCTTGTTGTAAAAAATCAG AAATTTATCGAGACAACCCGTGAAGCAAGTCCTACTTTTATCATTGGGAAGTTTGATGGTATACTTGGGCTCGGATTTCCCGAGATCTCCGTGGGAAGCGCCCCTCCAATTTG GCAGAGCATGCAAGAGCAGAAACTGATAGAGAAGGACATCTTCTCCTTCTGGCTTAACCGCGACCCTGATGCATCCGCGGGAGGTGAACTTGTGTTCGGGGGTGTGGACAAAAAGCACTACAAGGGGAAACACACGTACGTTCCGGTCACTCGCAAAGGCTACTGGCAGTTTGACATGGGTGATCTTCTCATTGGTGGCGAGTCAACTGGCTTCTGTGCTGGTGGTTGCGCTGCAATTGTCGACTCAGGGACCTCACTGCTCGCTGGCCCAACG ACCATAGTGGCTCAAGTCAATCATGCAATTGGGGCTGAGGGGATTATCAGTACAGAATGCAAGGAAGTAGTGAGAGAGTATGGAGAGATGATCCTCGAGATGCTTGTAGCACAG AAAGAGAAGCGAGGCTCTGATCTTCTCTGCACTGCTTGTGAGATGACTGTTGTCTGGATACAGAATCAGCTCCGTAAAAACCAAACAGAAGAGCTCATCTTGCAGTATGCAAATCAG CTCTGTGAGCGTCTCCCGAGCCCCAACGGAGAATCAACCGTCGACTGCCACCAGATCTCAGAGATGCCTGATCTTGCTTTCACCCTAGCAAACAAGACTTTCACCTTGACGCCAGAGCAG TACGTAGTGAGGCTGGAGCAATCAGGCCAGACAATTTGCATCAGTGGGTTCATGGCGTTCGATGTACCACCCCCTCGCGGCCCGCTCTG GATACTTGGAGACGTCTTCATGGGCGCCTATCACACCGTTTTCGACTTTGGCGAGAGCAGGATTGGGTTCGCCAAGTCCGCATGA